The proteins below are encoded in one region of Rhododendron vialii isolate Sample 1 chromosome 7a, ASM3025357v1:
- the LOC131333567 gene encoding protein LEAD-SENSITIVE 1-like, which yields MSPLSNRVKEIDIVAGDHVYSWRALFSYAHHGIYVGDGVVINFTAPPGKLTDSIDDHFASGSIPGVSSSSSTRGAKTCPNCHPRCGKKSEGGVIVSCLNCFKDKGSLYRYEYGVSKTALQWHIRGGTCTTAESDPASEVIHRANYLFENGGFGNYNLIKNNCEDFARYCKTGLLVMDEEALGRSGQIADLVRVKIFTKKMKAKFFSNTEESEKKCRRKHGMGRYAADIGVRRDVKKVPVEDLDNFHRRLVAATYSTQGGENDLQVDENDPQDDDNSTQDDENDLQDDDNDLQDDDNST from the exons ATGAGTCCGTTGTCTAATCGAGTCAAAGAGATTGACATCGTAGCCGGCGATCATGTTTACAGCTGGAGGGCTCTTTTTTCTTATGCTCATCACG gcATTTACGTTGGTGATGGCGTAGTTATCAATTTCACAGCGCCCCCTGGAAAACTCACGGATTCAATCGATGATCATTTCGCTTCAGGTTCTATTCCAGGAGTCTCATCTTCGAGTTCAACTCGGGGGGCAAAAACTTGTCCAAATTGTCACCCTCGCTGCGGTAAAAAATCCGAGGGCGGGGTAATCGTCTCTTGCTTGAACTGCTTCAAAGATAAAGGATCCCTGTACCGTTACGAATACGGGGTCTCGAAGACTGCTCTACAGTGGCATATCCGGGGTGGTACGTGCACAACTGCTGAATCGGACCCCGCAAGCGAAGTGATCCATAGGGCTAACTATCTATTCGAAAATGGTGGATTCGGAAACTATAACCTGATTAAGAATAACTGCGAGGATTTTGCTCGCTATTGCAAAACGGGGCTTTTGGTAATGGACGAGGAGGCACTGGGAAGGAGCGGTCAAATAGCTGATCTGGTACGTGTGAAAATATTTACTAAGAAGATGAAAGCAAAATTTTTTTCGAATACCgaggaatcggaaaaaaaatGCCGTCGCAAGCATGGTATGGGAAGGTATGCCGCTGACATTGGTGTCCGACGCGATGTTAAGAAGGTGCCGGTCGAGGACTTGGATAACTTCCATCGTCGTTTGGTGGCGGCGACTTATTCCACTCAAGGCGGCGAAAATGATCTTCAAGTCGATGAAAATGATCCTCAAGACGATGATAACTCCACTCAAGACGATGAAAATGATCTTCAAGACGATGATAATGATCTTCAAGACGATGATAATTCCACTTAA
- the LOC131333568 gene encoding protein LEAD-SENSITIVE 1-like yields MLGDFFFLDHIYAWRFLFSYAHHGIYIGDGLVIHFTAPPGKLTGSSPSSSRSAPEGPQKTCPNHPHCGSRKHGSGVSITCLDCFIGNGSLYRYEYGVTQLHFRFQLRGGACTAAQSDPASTVVQRAKYLFENGFGNYHLVKNNCEGAGRSGQIATHLSLFPKLSATLYPSSKGTFVDRVHKFSKGSYANDIGVRDDVIKAPGEDMDKFHRHFGGSLILATLR; encoded by the exons ATGCTTGGAGATTTCTTTTTTCTGGATCATATCTATGCTTGgagatttcttttttcttacgCTCATCACG GCATTTACATTGGTGATGGCCTAGTTATCCATTTCACGGCGCCCCCTGGAAAACTCACGGGTTCAAGTCCTTCTTCGAGTCGTTCAGCTCCCGAGGGCCCACAAAAAACTTGTCCAAATCACCCTCATTGCGGAAGTCGAAAACATGGGAGCGGGGTATCCATCACTTGCTTGGACTGCTTCATAGGAAATGGATCCTTGTATCGTTACGAATACGGAGTCACACAACTTCATTTCCGGTTTCAACTCCGAGGTGGTGCGTGCACAGCTGCTCAATCCGACCCGGCAAGCACCGTGGTCCAGAGGGCCAAGTATCTGTTCGAAAATGGATTCGGAAACTATCACTTGGTTAAGAATAACTGCGAGGGAGCGGGAAGGAGTGGTCAAATAGCTACTCATTTGTCACTGTTTCCTAAGTTATCAGCAACACTTTATCCTTCTTCCAAGGGAACGTTTGTCGACCGAGTTCATAAGTTTAGCAAGGGTAGTTATGCCAATGACATTGGTGTTCGAGACGATGTTATTAAGGCGCCGGGTGAGGACATGGACAAGTTCCATCGTCATTTTGGTGGCAGCTTAATCCTGGCCACTCTAAGATGA